GATGTGGTAGATTATCCGGAGGAGATGGAAGGATTCACAGATTACCGGACTTATTTTAACTGGGTCAGCCGCCGGCCCCTGTCCGCCAATATCCGGCTTCTGACCGGGCACAGCAGTCTGCGGGCCGGTGTAATGGGATATCAGGACCGCAGACCGGATAAGTCTGAGATGGAGCAGATGAAAATGCTGCTACGGGAGGCAATGGAGCAGGGATCGCTGGGACTGAGCAGTGGTCTTATCTATGCGCCGGGATGTTATGCCGATACGGAAGAACTGACAGAATTGTGCCGGGTAGTGGCAGAATACGGTGGGATCTACACCAGCCATATGCGTAATGAGTCGGACGATGTGGTCAACGGGGTGAAGGAGGCGCTGGCCATCGGGCGGGAGGCCGGGGTTCCGGTGTTTCTCTCCCATCATAAGATCTGTGGCGTTCCCAACTGGGGGAAGAGCATGGAGACCCTGAAGCTGGTGGAAGAAGCAAGACAGGCGGGGCAGCAGGTGACCCTGGACCAGTATCCCTATCTTGCTTCCATGACCAATATGAACGCCGTGGTACCGCCGGATCATTTTGGAGAAGGGGCGGCGGCCCTGGCCAGGAGACTGGGAGAAAGAGGAAAAGAAGAGGGGCTTTGGCGTAAGATCGCCGGGGAGATCGAGAACCGGCAGGATTTTGAGAACCAGTACCGCAACTGCGGCGGCTGGGAGCACATTCTGATCTCTTCCCTTCCAGAGACGAAGGAATATGAGGGGATGACCGTGGCGGAGGCGGCCCGCAGGATGGGACGGGATGGAACAGATGCTTATCTGGAGCTTTTTGTCCGAAATAAGGGGCGGGGGAATTTTATTTATTTCTCCATGTGTGAGGAAGACCTTTGCCGGATCTTTCAGGATCCCAATGTATGTGTGGGAACGGACGGACTGTGCAGGGCAATGGAGGAG
This window of the Massilistercora timonensis genome carries:
- a CDS encoding D-aminoacylase; the protein is MLDLKIVNGRVIDGTGTPAYEGDVGVKNGKIVLGSREEAREILDARGKYVCPGFVDAHSHGDGILGTVYGRMCKACQGITTEVAGQCGESMAPVVPGHLEDLKAVVAGDVVDYPEEMEGFTDYRTYFNWVSRRPLSANIRLLTGHSSLRAGVMGYQDRRPDKSEMEQMKMLLREAMEQGSLGLSSGLIYAPGCYADTEELTELCRVVAEYGGIYTSHMRNESDDVVNGVKEALAIGREAGVPVFLSHHKICGVPNWGKSMETLKLVEEARQAGQQVTLDQYPYLASMTNMNAVVPPDHFGEGAAALARRLGERGKEEGLWRKIAGEIENRQDFENQYRNCGGWEHILISSLPETKEYEGMTVAEAARRMGRDGTDAYLELFVRNKGRGNFIYFSMCEEDLCRIFQDPNVCVGTDGLCRAMEEKGHPRAWSSFPHAIAYFQKEKKLLTLEEMIHKITLLPAQRTFLEGRGAIRDGWAADLVILDYDHLEDRADYLHSNVPAGGIDCVLVNGQIVYQDGRLTGKTPGRLLRRGYREDKKC